Proteins from a single region of Dama dama isolate Ldn47 chromosome 14, ASM3311817v1, whole genome shotgun sequence:
- the LOC133069030 gene encoding GTP-binding nuclear protein Ran, producing MAAQGEPQVQFKLVLVGDGGTGKTTFVKRHLTGEFEKKYVATLGVEVHPLVFHTNRGPIKFNVWDTAGQEKFGGLRDGYYIQAQCAIIMFDVTSRVTYKNVPNWHRDLVRVCENIPIVLCGNKVDIKDRKVKAKSIVFHRKKNLQYYDISAKSNYNFEKPFLWLARKLIGDPNLEFVAMPALAPPEVVMDPALAAQYEHDLEVAQTTALPDEDDDL from the coding sequence ATGGCTGCCCAAGGAGAACCCCAAGTTCAGTTCAAACTTGTTTTGGTTGGTGATGGtggtactggaaaaactacattcGTGAAGCGTCATCTGACTGGTGAATTTGAGAAGAAGTATGTAGCTACCTTGGGTGTTGAGGTCCATCCTCTTGTGTTCCATACCAACAGAGGACCTATTAAGTTCAATGTATGGGATACAGCTGGTCAGGAGAAATTTGGTGGACTGAGAGATGGCTATTATATACAAGCTCAGTGTGCCATTATAATGTTTGATGTAACATCAAGAGTTACTTACAAGAATGTGCCTAACTGGCATAGAGATCTGGTACGAGTGTGTGAGAACATCCCAATTGTGTTGTGTGGCAACAAAGTGGATATTAAGGACAGAAAGGTTAAGGCAAAGTCAATTGTCTTCCACCGAAAGAAGAATCTTCAGTACTATGACATTTCTGCCAAAAGTAACTACAACTTTGAAAAGCCCTTCCTCTGGCTTGCTAGAAAATTGATTGGAGACCCTAACTTGGAGTTTGTCGCCATGCCTGCTCTTGCCCCGCCAGAGGTGGTCATGGACCCAGCCTTGGCAGCACAGTACGAGCACGATTTAGAGGTTGCTCAGACAACTGCTCTCCCGGATGAAGATGATGACCTGTGA